Part of the Sporomusa termitida genome, CAGCATAGCCCATAAAAAAGACTGTTTGAAAAAAACCAATATCCATCTTGGTAAAATTAAATTCCCGCATAATTTCTGGTGTGGCCACCGATAGATTGACCCGGTCCATATAAGACATAAAGGTTATAAGGAACATTAATACCGCTAATACCCATCTGAAATTTTTTTTCACTTTTTGGCCCCCTTTTTCCATTTCACACGAATGCAATGACTAATCCCCGTCTTAGCTAAATTACCGTGTTCTGTGAAGGGACACTCCATAATAAACGAAGGTATCGTTACTACCTGCGGCGTTCTTTCACTGACTTATCTACACCATCCACGGATACTGGGTATATGGTTTGAGGACAAAAATCGGATAGTGCGTGCTTACCTTTCCAGCCAGCCACTCCGGTATTACAACACTATGAATAGGCACTGCCAGCTCCGCGGACGCAGCCTCGGCGATAGCCAATCCAGTTTGAATATGTTGCTCGTTGGTTCCACCCGCCAGATTGGTATTACTAATAATTCCGGTTATTTTCAACCTGGATGCATGTTCAATACAGTGAAATAACTCTACGATAGCCGCCACCGTGCTCGTGAAAGGGCGGCATGTATTTACGACCAACATCGCCTGATATGGATTACTGGCAAACAACTTGCTAAACTGTCCTAGAACAATAGCAGCTTTCCCTCCACCTACATCCATTACCACTTGGTAATCCTGTTGACTTAGTACTCTAGTCAAATTATGTGGCAAAACCGGAAGATCAGCATTTTCCAGGCGCTGTTCTGGAGCTACGACCTCTATTTCATTTTTCTCTAGCAATTTTCGATTTTCCCGGGTACGAAAGCAGGGTTTTACGAGATCAATATCTACTATTGCTGTTTTACAACCCAGTGCTTTGATTTGCAATGCATAGTTTACAGCTAGTTCGGTCTTGCCACTGCCAAATTCACCAAGAAATATTTTTACTCTCGCCCCTTGCAGCAACGGACTATCGACAGCTTGCATGAGATTTCACCTTCCGTTTCTTAACCTGTAAAAACCCTGTTTATACTTATTTAGCAGGTGTACTCACCTTACCAGCCTCATATGCTTTCGCCAGCAGTTGTACGACATGAACGCAGTCCTGAGTTTTGCCATTCTGCACCAGTCCGTCAATAATGTGCATCCGGCAGGAACCGCAGCTGGTTGCGACGGTATCGGCAGCGGTAGCTGCTATGTCGGCAATTTTGCGGTCATTAATTTTCCGGGCAACCTCATAATGAACCAAACTGAACGAGCCGCCGGCGCCACAGCAGCGGGCAGGTTCTTTCATTTCTATGAAGCTTACACCAGGGATAGCAGCAAGAATTGCCCGTGGTTGGGTAGTTACCTTAATCCCCCGGGCCATATGGCAGGGGTCATGCATGGTCACTGCGGCGTTTATCGGCCCCAGCTTATCCTTGCGGAATTTGACGATATCCACAAGAAATTCACTGATTTCATAGGTCTTAACTGCTAATTTTTTAGCCCGCGCTTGTAATTCGGGGTCATCGTCAAACAGTTCCGGGTACTCAATCTTAAAGGCTTCGGCGCAGGACCCGCAGGCGGCGACGATATAATCGGCATGGGCCCGCTCGAAGGTCTCGATATTGTGTTTCGCAAATATTTTAGCTAATTCGACATCACCGGCCATGTAAACAGGGGTACCGCAGCAGTGCTGCCTGGCCGGCATGGTGATCTCCGCATCGTTGGCCTTAAGCACATTGATGACGGCCCGGCCAATGTCGGTGTATACATAGTTAATGGTACAACCAGTGAAGAAAGCCACTTTCATCCGCGGCTTCTCTATGGGCATGGTTTCAGGAAATTGACTGCGTAGCGGCGTTGACGCAAAGGGTGCCAAAACACGCCGCCGGTCCAGACCGGGCAGGGGAAAGCGGGCAACAACAGCCAAATGTCCAGGCAGTTTTTTCATCTGCAGCGGACCAAACAGGCCGGCCATACGCAGCGCCAGGTCAAAGAGGGTTCGATTAGCCAGCAGCTTAAATATCTTTTTCTTAATAGGGTTTAGACCGCGGGCTTTAACCGCCGCCTGGCGGCCGCGTAAGATAAGCTCGTCAGCTTTAACGCCGCAAGGGCATTTGGCCGCACAGGCTTTACAGGATACGCACATAGCCATCCGCGCATCAAAACCCTCAGTGATCTGGGCATTACCGCTCAACACCGCCTCGATCAGCGAAATTTTTCCCCGGGCCACCGCCGCTTCGCTTTGAATCTCCTTATAGACCGGACATACCTCCATGCAATTGCCGCATTTCATGCAGTTGGCGATGGCATCTTCGATATCTGCCAATAATTGCTTATCCTTGTTCATACCTTAACACTCCCCGACAAGCTTGCCTGGATTAAGGATGCAATTAGGATCCAAAGCTTTTTTTATAGTACGCATAGTGCGTATACCTACCGCGCCGAATTGATCTTCCATGTATTTTAGTTTTCCGAGACCAATGCCATGTTCACCACTTAGCGTCCCCCCCAGTCTGATAGCAGTAGTGAAGATTTCATCCATGGCCTGATAGACCCGCTCCATCTCCGCTTTATCGCGCAGGTCGCAAACAATCGTCGGGTGCAGATTACCGTCGCCGGCATGGCCGAAAGTACCGATGGTCACATTATATTTGGCAGCAGCCTGGTTTACTGCCCGGATCATATCCGGCACTTTACTGCGCGGTACAGTAGCGTCTTCCGTAAAGGTAGTGGGACGCAGTTTGGCCAGGGCCGGCAGCGCCGCCCGCCGGGCCGCCCAGATTTTATCACGTTCTGCGGCATCTTGGGCCACCTGGATTTTATCAGCATGATTAGCCTTAAGCACTTCAGTTACTTTAGCAGCTTCTTTTTCTACGACTTCGGGAATGCCGTCTACTTCAATAAGCAAAACCGCCTCAGCCTCGATAGGAAGCCCCACTTTGGCATAATCCTCGACGGTACGGATAGTAGCGTTATCCAATATCTCCAGGGTTGCCGGAATGACTTTACTGGCGATAATGGCGGCTATGGCCTTACCCGCGTTGTCCAAATTTGAGAAAATCGCCATCATCGATTTTTTAGCCTCCGGCGCCGGGACCAGTTTTACAATAATCCTGGTAATAACCCCCAAAGTCCCTTCTGCGCCGGTAAATAGCTTGGTTAAGTCATAGCCGGCGACATCTTTTACATTTTTGCCACCGGTTTTGAGAATACTGCCGTCGGCAAGAACAACTTCCAATCCCATAACATAATGTTTTGATACGCCATACTTAAGACCACGCAGGCCACCCGCGTTTTCCGAAACCGTGCCGCCAAGGGTTGCCGTGGTTACTGTACCGGGATCAGGCGGATAAATCAGCCCGAATTCTTCGACCGCCTTGTTAAGCTCGGCAACGATAACCCCCGGTTCAGCGATGGCAACCAGATTGGCATCATCAACCTCAATGATTTTGTTGAACCGGGTCATAAGCAAAACAATACCACCCTTGGTGGGGACCGTACCCGCACTCAGATTCGTACCCGAGCCCCGGGGATAGACTGGTATCTTTTCATTATTGGCCAATATCAGCACTCGCGAAACTTCGTCTGTGTCAGCAGGAGATACGACGGCTTCCGGCATATGGGAAAAACCTGGTGTGGCGTCGTAGGCGTAGCATAACAGATCTTCTTTACTTGTTAGAATATTTTGCTCGCCCACAATTTTTTTCAGGTCATTTATTAGTCGGCTTTCCATATCTGTCCTCCTTGTTATTTCAATACCGGCACAGTATTTGCCGCAGCCGCCATTACCGTAATAGTGTAATCATCACGCCCCAGCTTCTCTTTAGCCAGCGCCAGGGCTTCGGCGACAGTAGTCGCCGGAATCATGCCTGCTTTGCTGATAAACCCGGCATTCTCCTGCCTGGTAACAATGATCAGCGATAATTGGCGGGCTATATCT contains:
- a CDS encoding (Fe-S)-binding protein, whose amino-acid sequence is MNKDKQLLADIEDAIANCMKCGNCMEVCPVYKEIQSEAAVARGKISLIEAVLSGNAQITEGFDARMAMCVSCKACAAKCPCGVKADELILRGRQAAVKARGLNPIKKKIFKLLANRTLFDLALRMAGLFGPLQMKKLPGHLAVVARFPLPGLDRRRVLAPFASTPLRSQFPETMPIEKPRMKVAFFTGCTINYVYTDIGRAVINVLKANDAEITMPARQHCCGTPVYMAGDVELAKIFAKHNIETFERAHADYIVAACGSCAEAFKIEYPELFDDDPELQARAKKLAVKTYEISEFLVDIVKFRKDKLGPINAAVTMHDPCHMARGIKVTTQPRAILAAIPGVSFIEMKEPARCCGAGGSFSLVHYEVARKINDRKIADIAATAADTVATSCGSCRMHIIDGLVQNGKTQDCVHVVQLLAKAYEAGKVSTPAK
- a CDS encoding FAD-binding oxidoreductase, encoding MESRLINDLKKIVGEQNILTSKEDLLCYAYDATPGFSHMPEAVVSPADTDEVSRVLILANNEKIPVYPRGSGTNLSAGTVPTKGGIVLLMTRFNKIIEVDDANLVAIAEPGVIVAELNKAVEEFGLIYPPDPGTVTTATLGGTVSENAGGLRGLKYGVSKHYVMGLEVVLADGSILKTGGKNVKDVAGYDLTKLFTGAEGTLGVITRIIVKLVPAPEAKKSMMAIFSNLDNAGKAIAAIIASKVIPATLEILDNATIRTVEDYAKVGLPIEAEAVLLIEVDGIPEVVEKEAAKVTEVLKANHADKIQVAQDAAERDKIWAARRAALPALAKLRPTTFTEDATVPRSKVPDMIRAVNQAAAKYNVTIGTFGHAGDGNLHPTIVCDLRDKAEMERVYQAMDEIFTTAIRLGGTLSGEHGIGLGKLKYMEDQFGAVGIRTMRTIKKALDPNCILNPGKLVGEC